The following nucleotide sequence is from Apium graveolens cultivar Ventura chromosome 4, ASM990537v1, whole genome shotgun sequence.
TTTTGTATAAATTACACATCTACTGAAGGGGAGAATGAAGGAGGAAACATAAGACTGTTGGTTAAGACTATTATTATATCCCTCCATTCAAATCATTTCTTGTTTTATATCTAATGAATTAAACATATTTTaataacaaatatttgaatttttatcaTTGGTGTTATTAGACAATATAATAATCGCAAAACTTAATATCCAAATCTCAATCAGTACATATTATTACCCAATCGAATTTAAGATCAACAAATTTCATCAATTTATAAAAATCACCCATCCTACTATCTAAATAATTACAAGATAGTCAATGGTAGAATACTGAGTTTATCAATTACAGGAGCTTTAATAGAAGCGACCTTCAATAATCCCTTGAGTTTGTTTCATATTAATAGAGCATTGAGGCCATTGCTTCCTGCTCCGTGCCAGTGCTTCCTGCTCCGTGCCCTCTGCAACTACCAAAAATACTTCAGTAACTCCAAAAGTCATTTAAGTCGAGCCTATTATTTAAGATAGAACTCTAACACAAACTCATTTGGTGGGATTCAAATCTCAGCAAGTAAAAACTCAGCTAGGATCACATGATAGACATGATGAGCTTGTACCTGCTTAGCTGAAGGAACTCTGAGTTCTCCAAACTCCAGGGCCTCTCGCTCAAGATACTTAAAATCAGCTTTTCCATCCTTCAAGGCTAAACACTGGATAATAAATAAATTAGTCGAATAAGTAGATTACTTATTATAGAGTGTACTTTTTATATAAAATACACATCTACTGAAGAAGAGAATGAAGGAGGGAACAGTCCCAACCTACCTCTATCTGGGCTCCAATTTCTGTGTCAAAGCTCTCATATCTCTTACCAACTAGCTCAGACAAAGAAGCATCCTTGTCAAACCTAAAAATTCCCAGTTTATTTACTCACGAAATAAAAAGAAACAATAAGAAAAGGGTAAGAAATGTCACCTCAACAATCTTAGCAACATTTCACAGACCAATAACACTTATAAAGCATTTGAATATAATTATAAAAAGGGGCGGACAAATAACATAGAGTTAAATCTAAAGCAGTCTAATGCTTTCATTTATTGACACGACTAACAGGCTATTTTACCGGTGTtaaactaaaccaaagcacaatGAAAATGAGCAAAATTTGAATGGAATTGCAATACAATATGTTGCACGCATACAatgaaaaattaattaattgataaattaaaCATGGACAAAAAAAGTGGAGTCCTTCAATATTAAGTTTAGCATATGAATCTATAATTAGTAAGCAATGAGAAAAAAATCAAAGTAGAAAAGATATAAGGAAATTAGTAAAACTGTAAATTCCAGAAACTAATAACAAGTAAAGAATGAAATGTTAAAAATTCCACCAACAGAGTGCACTAGTAAAAAATTTCGAAGGAGATAAACAATGCACACCCTAACAACAACCCAGGGCCAACTCCTACTTCCTGAGAAAACCGATCTAAAACAAcaaaatgaccagaaaaataAGTATACCTAGATACAAGTACAAGAGGAATGAGAAACAGAAATGTCTTAGTATTCATTACTATCCAAATAAATCATGTGTTAGATCAAGTCTACCACACGATTACTGCAATACATCGTCATTATTTAGTCACCAAATTAATACTAATCACGAAGGAAAGTCTAAGAGTAAAAAACCCATGTAAAATTCAAACTGGCACAAAAAATAAACTAGAAGAAAACTTACAACACAACACTTAGATCAAAAATAATACATCATTTACATATGCCTCTGTTTTTTCCTCTCGGTTTTTGTAACTCAGAGCTTCAGCTCTCTTTGGGCCTCTCTGCTAATTCACTTCGGTGTAATCTAGCAACTATAGACAAGTAACCATATATATAGGGTATATATGACATAATGGCTTACATAATATACATTTACTACAAGTTTTCTATATTTTTTGATACATAAATTCAAAAGAAGAATCAAATATCACACTGAATAGAATATAAACaacaatcaaacacacaaccaTAAATATAAACCCAATTTCACATATTACAAGCTAATAAATCAATTTagttgcatatatatatacaaattgATTGAAATTTGAATTCAAAATTGAACAAAAATATGAGCTTTCtattacatatatgtatatatctataTGTAGATGCGTTACCTCGGGATTGGAGTAATATGAGATTTTTGCGAGGAGAAGAAAAATACCACACTCTTCATAAATCATCTAAATATTGGCTTCCTCCATGTATAACAATTAAAAAAAGGTTGAGATCAGGTACTTATGAAATTCTAACAAACTAATGAATATATAGTCAAAGATCGAGAAGAAAGCTCAATAAAACTCGTTAAGCCCTAAATCTGTTGAAAAAAGTACAAACTGGAGAAATAAAATTGAAAGAACAAACACTAAATTAGGAATTATTCATGATCAAGAACAAAAAAAATCAATCAAAAGAGACAAACACCAAGCCACGTCAAGAAATTGGTGTTGCTCAAAGCTCAAGTAGTTTGATTAATTAAAGTTATTCTTCAATTAGGTTTTAACCGGGACTTAAATTGCAGAAAACTTGAGATAATGAGAGAGAATTAAGGTTTTAAATATGGGAAGATGGTGAGAGAGATTATcagggggggagagagagagggggggagagagagtGGGGGAGAATAAAATTTTAGGAAGGGGGAAATGATTCTGGTTTAAGGAGGAAACATTTGAGAAATAACGGGGGAAGTGGTAAAGCAgatgttttttaaaaaaaattaaaattaatcatC
It contains:
- the LOC141717994 gene encoding xylose isomerase-like isoform X1, which produces MKSVVFFFSSQKSHITPIPRFDKDASLSELVGKRYESFDTEIGAQIECLALKDGKADFKYLEREALEFGELRVPSAKQLQRARSRKHWHGAGSNGLNALLI
- the LOC141717994 gene encoding xylose isomerase-like isoform X2 — translated: MKSVVFFFSSQKSHITPIPRFDKDASLSELVGKRYESFDTEIGAQIECLALKDGKADFKYLEREALEFGELRVPSAKQRARSRKHWHGAGSNGLNALLI